One genomic region from Fictibacillus marinisediminis encodes:
- the lsrF gene encoding 3-hydroxy-5-phosphonooxypentane-2,4-dione thiolase, protein MSWGLKNRMNQILPEGKAVMLAIDHGYFLGPIHGLEKPGETVKELLPYTDSLFATRGALSACIPENCEKPVLMRVSGGPSVVGKDLANEHIVTPMKEAIRHNVLGVGVSIFVGSDYETQTVSNLASVVTEAHDYGIPVLAITAVAKELQNREARFLALASRIGAEMGADIIKTYYCENFEKVTGTCPVPVVIAGGPKLDTMMDALNLTYNAMQEGAAGVDMGRNIWQSEHPAAMIQAIHEIVRKNASVKEALEVYENTANVKVK, encoded by the coding sequence ATGAGTTGGGGATTAAAAAACCGAATGAATCAAATACTGCCAGAGGGAAAAGCAGTCATGCTTGCCATTGATCACGGTTATTTCCTGGGTCCAATTCACGGGCTAGAGAAACCGGGAGAAACCGTAAAAGAGCTGCTCCCCTATACAGATTCCTTATTTGCGACAAGAGGAGCCCTCTCTGCCTGCATACCTGAAAACTGTGAAAAACCAGTGTTAATGAGGGTATCAGGTGGCCCTAGTGTAGTAGGAAAGGATTTGGCTAATGAACATATTGTCACTCCGATGAAAGAAGCTATCCGCCATAATGTCCTAGGTGTTGGCGTTTCGATCTTTGTGGGCTCAGACTATGAAACTCAAACCGTTTCAAACTTGGCCTCTGTTGTGACCGAAGCTCACGACTACGGCATACCTGTCCTTGCGATTACTGCTGTTGCAAAAGAACTGCAAAATCGCGAAGCACGCTTCCTGGCCCTAGCCTCTCGAATCGGTGCAGAAATGGGCGCTGATATTATTAAAACCTATTATTGCGAAAACTTTGAAAAAGTAACGGGCACTTGCCCCGTTCCAGTCGTCATCGCTGGCGGACCTAAGCTGGATACCATGATGGATGCACTAAATCTGACGTATAATGCCATGCAGGAAGGCGCAGCCGGCGTTGATATGGGCAGAAACATCTGGCAGTCAGAGCATCCAGCGGCCATGATTCAGGCGATCCATGAGATTGTCCGTAAGAATGCGAGTGTAAAAGAAGCGCTGGAAGTTTACGAGAATACTGCTAATGTGAAAGTGAAATAA
- a CDS encoding cupin domain-containing protein: MLKVNESENEFRFGDHGPKYLTKGPNVDLGVVVLKPGQDFPNHYHTTCEEIFYVLEGSIDFYIDGVRVPAKTGDMLQVRPNEAHYLINQSQQNFKAVFIKSPHLQEKDSVVVDNPDLEKE, encoded by the coding sequence TTGCTGAAAGTGAATGAGTCAGAAAATGAATTCCGCTTCGGAGATCATGGCCCTAAATATTTAACGAAAGGTCCAAATGTAGACCTTGGTGTCGTCGTGCTGAAGCCTGGCCAGGACTTCCCAAATCACTATCATACGACATGCGAAGAAATTTTTTATGTACTAGAAGGTTCCATAGATTTCTATATTGATGGTGTGCGAGTGCCTGCCAAAACTGGTGACATGCTTCAAGTCCGGCCAAACGAAGCTCACTATCTCATCAATCAATCTCAACAAAATTTTAAAGCTGTATTTATTAAATCACCGCATTTACAAGAAAAAGATTCTGTTGTTGTAGACAATCCAGATCTTGAGAAGGAGTGA